From one Luteolibacter sp. SL250 genomic stretch:
- a CDS encoding phosphatase PAP2 family protein produces the protein MLNKLSERLNRLLVRWKEEPLIPFVLLVIAGSLWGFTEISDEIGEGDAHSLDRQILLSMREPGNPSDPIGSVKLEEMGRDLTALGGFTILTGLTVSAAGVALVMRKRRLAGIITVAVMGGMILTTFVKRGFDRPRPDLVPHGVVVTNASFPSGHAMMAAVVYLTLGLLLARIQPLRPLRLYIVALSVMITLLVGVSRVYLGVHWPTDVLAGWTLGAAWALAFWLIAIRLEQR, from the coding sequence ATGCTGAACAAACTTTCCGAAAGGTTGAACCGGCTGCTGGTCCGCTGGAAAGAGGAGCCGCTCATTCCCTTTGTCCTGCTTGTCATCGCGGGCAGCCTCTGGGGTTTCACGGAGATCTCGGACGAGATCGGGGAAGGTGATGCGCATTCGCTGGACCGGCAGATCCTGCTTTCGATGCGGGAGCCGGGCAATCCCTCGGATCCGATCGGATCGGTGAAGCTGGAGGAAATGGGGCGGGATCTCACTGCACTGGGCGGCTTTACCATCCTCACCGGCCTGACCGTATCTGCGGCCGGGGTGGCTCTCGTGATGCGGAAGCGACGGCTGGCAGGGATCATCACGGTGGCGGTGATGGGAGGAATGATCCTGACCACGTTCGTGAAACGCGGATTCGATCGTCCACGGCCTGACTTGGTGCCGCACGGGGTGGTGGTCACGAACGCCAGCTTCCCAAGTGGTCATGCCATGATGGCCGCGGTGGTGTATCTCACGCTCGGCCTGCTGTTGGCACGGATCCAGCCGCTCCGTCCGCTGCGGCTCTATATCGTGGCGCTCTCGGTGATGATCACGCTGCTGGTGGGCGTCAGCCGAGTGTATCTGGGTGTCCATTGGCCGACAGATGTACTGGCAGGGTGGACGCTGGGAGCTGCATGGGCGCTTGCTTTCTGGCTCATCGCAATCCGACTGGAGCAGAGATAG
- the ispE gene encoding 4-(cytidine 5'-diphospho)-2-C-methyl-D-erythritol kinase encodes MTQYAIEAPAKLNLSLRIRGKRPDGYHELETLMVTLPGLADQLTVTPAEAFSFTCDDPSLPTDGTNLVVKSVRAFETVSSLPCHVHIHLEKRVPHGAGLGGGSSDAASTLLALNSLHGSPLDLAALTDIASSLGSDIPFFLTPEPSWCTGRGEIVQPAKPFSPLPVLLFKPSFGVSTQDAYGRFASGDEISGIDYSARKFPFGDLINDLERPVFAKHRFLAELKQWLLDHPATEAALMSGSGSTVFAILKDPLQADVVADQARKALDPHLWSWSGITGA; translated from the coding sequence ATGACCCAATACGCCATCGAAGCCCCCGCCAAACTCAATCTTTCCCTGCGCATCCGCGGGAAGCGGCCTGACGGCTACCATGAGCTGGAAACCCTGATGGTCACGCTCCCGGGGCTCGCCGACCAGCTCACCGTCACCCCGGCGGAGGCATTCTCATTCACCTGCGACGATCCCTCACTGCCGACCGACGGGACAAACCTCGTCGTCAAATCCGTGCGTGCCTTTGAGACCGTCAGCAGCCTGCCCTGCCATGTCCACATCCATCTGGAGAAGCGGGTGCCGCATGGCGCCGGACTGGGTGGAGGCAGCAGCGACGCCGCGTCCACGCTGCTCGCGCTCAACTCCCTGCACGGTTCCCCACTGGACCTTGCTGCGCTCACGGACATCGCATCCAGCCTCGGCTCTGACATTCCGTTTTTCCTCACTCCGGAGCCTTCCTGGTGCACCGGTCGGGGTGAGATCGTCCAGCCCGCGAAGCCGTTCTCTCCCCTCCCCGTCCTCCTCTTCAAGCCCTCCTTCGGCGTGTCCACCCAGGACGCCTACGGACGTTTCGCCAGTGGTGATGAAATTTCAGGGATCGACTACAGCGCTCGGAAATTTCCATTCGGGGATCTCATCAACGATCTCGAGCGACCGGTTTTCGCGAAGCATCGCTTCCTCGCGGAACTGAAGCAATGGCTTCTCGATCACCCGGCAACGGAAGCTGCCCTGATGAGCGGCTCCGGCTCCACGGTGTTCGCTATTCTGAAAGATCCTTTGCAGGCAGACGTCGTCGCTGACCAAGCCCGCAAGGCCCTGGATCCGCACCTGTGGTCATGGAGCGGTATAACGGGCGCGTGA
- a CDS encoding laccase domain-containing protein, with amino-acid sequence MKAAWVGRIPGLEITGDRVVAMEQLRPIHETSVEEFAGTGAAWWRAEQVHGTEVAVVPGTATTDAPDGLPVVPGVDGLLTNEPGVVLAIYVADCGPIWLADRVTGAIGLLHSGKKGTEGNILAKALETMALKFGTVPEDVTVVLGPCIRPPQYDVDFAAEIGRQAGSAGVLDFHDLGENTGADLRKHYSYRMEKGITGRMMALICKEP; translated from the coding sequence ATGAAGGCGGCATGGGTCGGCCGCATCCCCGGTTTGGAAATCACCGGCGACCGCGTGGTCGCGATGGAGCAACTCCGGCCCATCCATGAGACCTCCGTGGAGGAATTCGCCGGCACCGGGGCCGCTTGGTGGCGTGCGGAGCAGGTCCATGGAACCGAAGTGGCCGTCGTTCCCGGCACCGCCACAACGGATGCTCCGGACGGCCTACCGGTGGTCCCCGGCGTGGACGGCCTGCTCACCAATGAACCCGGCGTGGTGCTGGCGATCTACGTGGCGGACTGCGGTCCCATCTGGCTCGCGGACAGGGTGACGGGAGCCATCGGCCTGCTGCATTCGGGGAAGAAAGGCACGGAGGGCAACATCCTCGCAAAGGCGCTGGAGACCATGGCGCTCAAGTTTGGGACCGTCCCGGAAGACGTGACCGTAGTTCTGGGTCCGTGCATCCGGCCTCCGCAGTATGACGTGGATTTCGCCGCGGAGATCGGCAGACAGGCGGGTTCCGCCGGGGTGCTTGATTTCCATGATCTCGGAGAGAATACCGGTGCCGACCTTCGGAAGCACTACAGCTACCGAATGGAGAAAGGCATCACCGGCCGGATGATGGCGCTGATCTGCAAGGAGCCATGA
- a CDS encoding MarR family transcriptional regulator — MKLSTSSAPASSVKADADRLADFVLFTQRSCILNLSTELNKGNISFPQFFLLTYLSSEDYLTMSDIAKKMGHSTAAATGLVDRLEKLSYVERMHAAEDRRKIMVRITNKGTELVSKMRKEIATDLAGILAGMDEEEAETVEHTKRAIHGRAIA; from the coding sequence ATGAAACTGAGTACATCGAGCGCTCCGGCCTCGTCGGTGAAAGCCGACGCAGACCGACTTGCTGACTTCGTCCTGTTCACGCAACGAAGCTGCATCCTGAACCTGTCAACAGAACTCAACAAAGGTAACATTTCGTTTCCGCAGTTCTTCCTCCTCACCTATCTGTCCAGCGAAGATTATCTGACCATGTCCGACATCGCGAAGAAGATGGGCCACTCGACCGCAGCCGCCACCGGCCTGGTCGATCGGTTGGAGAAACTGTCCTATGTTGAGCGCATGCATGCCGCTGAAGACCGCCGCAAGATCATGGTGCGCATCACCAACAAGGGAACCGAACTGGTTTCCAAGATGCGCAAGGAGATTGCGACCGATCTCGCCGGTATCCTGGCAGGGATGGATGAAGAAGAGGCGGAAACCGTCGAGCATACGAAGCGCGCCATCCATGGCCGCGCGATCGCATGA
- the pdxH gene encoding pyridoxamine 5'-phosphate oxidase — MNLADFRKEYSGRGLHRSEIHDDPIAQFSAWFAQAVELEVHEPNAMTLATVDETGMPSQRTVLLKRFDARGFTFYTNYHSRKGRELAANAKASLLFPWLILERQIIVQGTVEKTTAEESEEYFLARPRESQIGAWVSEQSKVIPDRDFLTARLAEFGEKFSDGPVPLPPHWGGYRVIPETIEFWQGGPARLHDRFLYRRESGGWNIERLSP, encoded by the coding sequence GTGAACCTCGCTGATTTCCGCAAAGAATATTCCGGTCGCGGCCTGCACCGCTCCGAGATCCACGACGATCCCATCGCCCAGTTCTCGGCCTGGTTCGCGCAGGCGGTGGAGCTGGAAGTTCACGAGCCGAACGCGATGACACTGGCCACCGTGGATGAAACAGGGATGCCCTCCCAGCGCACCGTGCTGCTGAAGCGCTTCGACGCGCGCGGATTCACTTTCTACACGAACTATCACAGCCGGAAGGGTCGGGAACTGGCAGCGAACGCGAAAGCCAGCCTGCTTTTCCCGTGGCTCATCCTGGAGCGACAGATCATCGTCCAGGGAACCGTTGAAAAGACCACCGCTGAGGAGTCCGAGGAATACTTCCTCGCCCGCCCGCGCGAATCCCAGATCGGCGCCTGGGTTTCCGAACAGAGCAAGGTGATCCCGGACCGGGATTTCCTCACCGCCCGTCTCGCGGAGTTCGGTGAGAAATTTTCCGATGGCCCTGTGCCGCTCCCGCCACACTGGGGCGGTTACCGGGTCATCCCGGAAACCATCGAGTTCTGGCAAGGCGGTCCCGCGCGGCTCCATGACCGTTTCCTCTACCGGCGGGAATCCGGTGGTTGGAACATCGAACGCCTTTCCCCCTGA
- a CDS encoding TatD family hydrolase, producing MWIDSHNHLQDPRLADGPDLIRAMRKAGVERCVVNATREADWPAVRQLAETHSDFVLPAYGIHPWQAHTATAGWQDRLRSLLLADTRATVGEIGLDRWIAQPDIGIQMPVFLDQLEISRDLDRTATIHCLKAWDALFTAFKEQPPPTRFLMHSFGGSIEIAGRLIPLGAYFSFSGYFLLPRKAKVLETFRQLPEDRILLETDAPDMAPPPEAITHPLPDGYNHPANLPSIAGGLARGMGIPPEELSLRTGDNFRRCFP from the coding sequence ATGTGGATCGACTCCCACAACCATCTGCAGGATCCCCGGCTCGCTGATGGTCCGGACCTCATCCGCGCCATGCGAAAGGCCGGAGTGGAACGCTGTGTGGTGAACGCCACCCGCGAGGCTGACTGGCCCGCCGTCAGGCAGTTGGCGGAGACTCACTCTGACTTCGTCCTCCCCGCCTACGGCATCCATCCGTGGCAGGCGCACACCGCCACCGCCGGCTGGCAGGACCGCCTGCGGAGCTTGCTCCTCGCGGATACCCGGGCAACCGTCGGGGAGATCGGCCTCGACCGATGGATCGCGCAACCGGACATCGGCATACAGATGCCGGTGTTCCTGGACCAGTTGGAGATTTCCAGGGATCTCGACCGGACTGCGACGATTCATTGCCTGAAGGCGTGGGACGCCCTTTTCACGGCGTTCAAGGAACAGCCTCCTCCCACCCGATTCCTGATGCACTCGTTCGGCGGCTCCATCGAGATCGCGGGCAGGCTTATCCCGCTCGGCGCGTATTTTTCTTTCTCCGGTTATTTCCTCCTACCACGGAAAGCGAAGGTGCTGGAAACCTTCCGCCAGTTGCCGGAGGACCGCATCCTGCTGGAGACGGATGCTCCGGACATGGCTCCTCCCCCGGAAGCCATCACGCACCCGCTGCCGGATGGCTACAATCATCCTGCGAACCTGCCGTCCATTGCCGGTGGGCTTGCCCGCGGCATGGGCATCCCGCCGGAGGAGCTGTCCCTCAGGACCGGGGATAACTTCCGGCGTTGCTTTCCTTGA
- a CDS encoding RidA family protein, protein MSTILDKLASLGLTLPAVPAPVAAYVNCVRTGNLLFLSGGLPIDGDRKVIGKVPTDVSIEEAQEGARIIVLNRLAIIQEEIGSLDKVKRIVALNGFVSSEPDFYGHPQVVNGASELLVEIFGDKGKHSRTALGVAALPLNVAVEINLIVEVED, encoded by the coding sequence ATGTCCACCATCCTCGACAAACTCGCCTCCCTCGGCCTCACCCTGCCCGCCGTTCCAGCTCCTGTCGCAGCCTATGTGAACTGCGTCCGCACCGGGAACCTGCTCTTCCTCTCCGGCGGCCTGCCTATTGACGGCGACAGGAAAGTGATCGGCAAGGTCCCCACGGACGTCTCCATTGAAGAAGCCCAGGAGGGTGCCCGCATCATCGTCCTCAACAGGCTGGCGATCATCCAGGAAGAGATCGGTTCTCTGGACAAGGTGAAGCGCATCGTCGCCCTCAACGGTTTCGTCAGTTCCGAGCCTGACTTTTACGGCCATCCCCAGGTGGTCAACGGCGCCTCCGAGCTGCTGGTGGAAATCTTCGGCGACAAGGGCAAGCATTCCCGCACCGCCCTCGGCGTCGCAGCCCTGCCCCTGAACGTCGCGGTCGAGATCAACCTCATCGTCGAGGTGGAGGATTGA
- a CDS encoding M23 family metallopeptidase — MAFRFLSPFLALALCASAQQVPTDTPPAIDLRLPTENTHLFSGEPEKFYMYVDRNFEGQHTKPWEAGSFGFVRTPIRVNEEVVLTKFHEGIDIAPIKRDAAGNPLDLVSSIADGTVVHISPLAGRSNYGKYVVVEHRWENSSVYSLYAHLSKITVNPGDPVKAGSVLGQMGFTGDGINRERSHVHLEIAFLMSRHFDDWQKNFGGGINYQGFFNGMNLAGVPVAEFYLAHKAKPELSFSEYVRSVPVYFKVSVPAPQTGTFDFIERYPWIVQGDAKNAVSWDIAFSATGHPIAFIPGTKPVVAPILSSIRPSAVPHRLLTRGLVIGEGNQASLSPNGKKLVALLTDDFPKTPAQ; from the coding sequence ATGGCTTTCCGTTTTCTCTCTCCATTCCTGGCCCTCGCACTGTGCGCGTCCGCGCAGCAGGTTCCCACGGACACACCGCCTGCGATCGATCTGCGCCTCCCCACCGAAAACACCCATCTCTTTTCCGGTGAACCGGAGAAGTTCTACATGTATGTGGACCGGAATTTCGAAGGCCAGCACACGAAACCGTGGGAGGCAGGTTCCTTCGGCTTCGTCCGCACGCCCATCCGGGTGAACGAGGAAGTGGTTCTGACGAAGTTCCACGAAGGGATCGACATCGCGCCCATCAAGAGGGACGCCGCGGGAAATCCGCTCGATCTGGTGAGCAGCATCGCCGACGGAACCGTCGTCCACATCAGCCCACTGGCGGGACGCAGCAACTACGGCAAATACGTGGTGGTGGAGCACCGCTGGGAGAATTCCTCCGTCTATTCCCTCTACGCGCATCTTTCAAAGATCACCGTGAATCCGGGCGATCCCGTGAAAGCCGGATCCGTTCTCGGCCAGATGGGATTCACAGGGGATGGCATCAACCGGGAACGCTCCCATGTCCATCTGGAGATCGCGTTCCTGATGAGCCGCCACTTCGATGACTGGCAGAAGAATTTCGGAGGCGGCATCAACTACCAGGGTTTCTTCAATGGCATGAATCTCGCAGGGGTGCCCGTCGCGGAATTCTACCTCGCCCACAAAGCGAAACCGGAACTCTCTTTCAGCGAGTATGTCCGGTCCGTACCTGTCTATTTCAAGGTCTCCGTCCCGGCGCCCCAGACAGGCACCTTCGACTTCATCGAACGCTATCCCTGGATCGTGCAGGGGGATGCGAAGAACGCTGTTTCCTGGGACATCGCCTTCAGTGCGACCGGGCACCCCATTGCTTTCATCCCCGGCACGAAGCCGGTGGTCGCGCCCATCCTCTCCAGCATCCGTCCGTCCGCCGTCCCCCACCGCCTGCTGACGCGCGGACTGGTCATCGGGGAGGGTAACCAGGCCTCCCTTTCCCCCAACGGGAAAAAACTCGTCGCCCTGCTCACGGACGATTTTCCGAAGACCCCGGCCCAATAA
- the obgE gene encoding GTPase ObgE yields the protein MFIDHIRILAKAGDGGDGVVAFRREKFVPRGGPDGGDGGAGGDVVLVVDNSTDNLRQYHYDPKLIAENGKNGAGTRKTGKSGKKIIGKVPPGTVIYRSNAVTINEAVDFERSDEGIDLEPIADLTEEGQEFVLCKGGEPGKGNWHFKTPTNRAPVEHTLGTPGDQGVFYLELRRIADAGLVGFPNAGKSTLLGKLSAAKPKVASYPFTTLQPMVGVVEFPGFRRCTVADIPGLIEGAHDNRGLGHEFLRHVTRCKMLLFVLDMAGSEGRDPVSDFEILRKEIKEYDEELARFPWKVIANKMDLEGSAENLEAFRNRFPKAEVLPISADLEEGLDDLKQMLDNEVGYRPGR from the coding sequence ATGTTCATTGATCACATCCGGATTTTGGCCAAGGCGGGCGACGGCGGAGACGGCGTCGTGGCATTCCGCCGGGAGAAATTCGTTCCCCGCGGCGGCCCGGACGGTGGAGACGGAGGAGCGGGGGGGGACGTTGTGCTGGTCGTGGACAACTCGACCGACAACCTCCGGCAGTACCATTACGATCCCAAGCTCATCGCCGAGAACGGGAAGAACGGCGCGGGTACCCGGAAGACGGGAAAGAGCGGCAAGAAGATCATCGGCAAGGTGCCTCCAGGCACGGTCATCTATCGGAGCAATGCCGTGACGATCAACGAAGCCGTGGATTTCGAGCGGAGCGATGAAGGGATCGACCTTGAGCCCATCGCGGACCTGACGGAGGAAGGACAGGAATTCGTGCTCTGCAAGGGTGGGGAACCCGGCAAGGGCAACTGGCATTTCAAAACTCCGACGAACCGGGCTCCGGTGGAGCACACCCTTGGCACACCGGGTGATCAGGGCGTGTTTTATCTCGAGTTGCGCCGCATCGCCGATGCCGGCCTCGTTGGCTTCCCGAACGCGGGGAAATCCACCCTTCTGGGCAAGCTGTCCGCGGCGAAGCCAAAGGTGGCTTCCTACCCGTTCACCACGCTGCAGCCGATGGTCGGGGTGGTGGAGTTCCCCGGTTTCCGCCGCTGCACGGTCGCGGACATCCCCGGGCTCATCGAGGGCGCGCATGACAACCGCGGACTGGGCCATGAGTTCCTCCGCCACGTGACCCGCTGCAAGATGCTTCTCTTCGTGCTCGATATGGCCGGCAGCGAGGGACGGGATCCCGTGTCCGACTTTGAGATCCTCCGCAAGGAAATCAAGGAATACGACGAGGAGCTTGCCCGTTTCCCGTGGAAGGTGATCGCGAACAAAATGGACCTGGAAGGCTCCGCGGAAAATCTTGAGGCGTTCCGCAACCGGTTTCCCAAGGCAGAGGTGCTTCCGATCTCCGCCGACCTGGAAGAAGGCCTGGATGACCTGAAGCAGATGCTCGACAACGAAGTCGGTTATCGCCCCGGCCGCTGA
- a CDS encoding gamma-glutamylcyclotransferase family protein, which translates to MSGTRELVFVYGTLRRGGTNHFRMSGADLVAEGTVKGRIYRISWYPGLVLGDEGEVKGEVYSVDAAQLLELDAFEGLSAGEIEGSEYRRVKSVVSRTEGGTLSAWVWEWIGPFDAKDLLAQGDWIAVQPGDE; encoded by the coding sequence ATGTCCGGGACCCGTGAACTGGTGTTTGTCTATGGCACGCTGAGACGTGGTGGGACGAACCATTTCCGGATGTCCGGGGCGGATCTGGTGGCGGAAGGCACGGTGAAGGGGAGGATCTACCGCATCTCCTGGTATCCGGGCCTGGTTCTGGGGGATGAGGGGGAGGTGAAAGGGGAGGTCTATTCGGTGGATGCCGCCCAACTGCTGGAGCTGGATGCTTTCGAGGGCTTGTCCGCAGGGGAAATCGAGGGAAGCGAATACCGGCGGGTGAAGTCGGTCGTGTCCAGGACGGAAGGGGGGACCCTGTCAGCCTGGGTGTGGGAATGGATCGGACCATTTGACGCGAAGGATCTTCTCGCTCAGGGTGACTGGATTGCGGTCCAACCCGGCGATGAATGA
- a CDS encoding class I SAM-dependent methyltransferase gives MSFDRIAPWYGPMEGFLAGGCMHRARLWLMEGNHVPAKVLMVGEGPGRFLKAFRIRFPDAEMTVVDASARMLEIARRRLGDHRGVTFVHARVEDWDTDQRFDLIVTNFLLDCLPQRGVEETVAKLGGLTMPNAEWWIADFNLPEGVAAGWRSRVILRLLYLFFGNVAGVQARDLHPPDAALEQAGLIRIARMTWSWGLLKGERWRKEVGGKWIASRKS, from the coding sequence ATGAGCTTTGATCGCATCGCCCCGTGGTATGGCCCGATGGAGGGTTTTCTGGCGGGTGGATGCATGCATCGGGCCCGCCTTTGGTTAATGGAGGGAAACCATGTGCCGGCAAAAGTGCTGATGGTCGGAGAGGGGCCAGGGCGCTTCCTCAAGGCATTCCGAATCCGCTTTCCAGACGCGGAGATGACCGTGGTTGATGCCAGCGCCAGAATGCTGGAGATCGCACGCCGCAGGCTGGGGGATCACCGTGGTGTTACCTTCGTCCATGCCCGGGTCGAGGACTGGGATACCGACCAGCGGTTTGATCTGATCGTGACGAACTTCCTGCTGGATTGCCTGCCGCAGCGCGGGGTGGAGGAGACCGTTGCCAAGCTTGGAGGTTTGACCATGCCAAATGCGGAATGGTGGATCGCCGATTTCAATCTGCCTGAAGGCGTAGCCGCAGGATGGCGGAGCCGCGTCATCCTCCGGTTGCTGTATTTGTTTTTCGGTAATGTGGCCGGTGTCCAGGCGCGGGATCTCCATCCACCGGATGCAGCATTGGAACAGGCGGGACTCATCCGTATCGCGCGAATGACGTGGAGTTGGGGATTGTTGAAGGGAGAACGATGGCGCAAAGAGGTGGGCGGAAAGTGGATCGCTTCCCGAAAATCGTGA
- a CDS encoding AAA family ATPase, with product MTPSTSGRLHIVFGPPAAGKTVYSRALAAALGACLLDSDEVTERMVRAGLGLAGHDPDDRHSPEYKRTFRDPVYETLFDLAVSNLPNVPVVIAGPFTREGGEPDWPDRLEARLGVMPEFHFVWCPPDERKRRIIVRGAERDLPKLAAWDAYLATCREERPVFPHQFIGTSTPG from the coding sequence GTGACCCCATCCACCTCCGGCAGACTCCATATTGTGTTTGGGCCGCCTGCTGCCGGAAAGACGGTCTATTCCCGCGCGTTGGCAGCCGCTCTGGGGGCCTGTCTCCTCGACAGTGATGAGGTGACCGAGCGGATGGTGCGGGCAGGACTGGGACTTGCGGGCCATGATCCGGATGACCGTCATTCGCCGGAATACAAGCGCACCTTCCGGGATCCCGTCTATGAGACGCTGTTTGATCTGGCGGTTTCGAATCTGCCGAACGTGCCTGTCGTCATCGCCGGTCCCTTCACCCGGGAGGGAGGGGAGCCGGATTGGCCGGACCGCCTTGAGGCCCGTCTGGGCGTCATGCCGGAGTTTCACTTCGTCTGGTGTCCACCGGACGAGCGGAAACGCCGGATCATCGTCCGCGGTGCGGAAAGGGATCTACCGAAACTGGCCGCGTGGGACGCCTACCTGGCCACCTGCAGGGAGGAACGGCCGGTGTTTCCCCACCAATTCATCGGAACCAGTACTCCGGGGTAG
- a CDS encoding sugar phosphate nucleotidyltransferase has product MQPTLLVLAAGMGSRYGGLKQMDPMGPNGETVLDYSVFDAIRAGFGKVVFIIREDFAEAFKQGIGSRFPDRIEVGYAFQKLDDLPAPFGVPEGRTKPWGTAHAVRAARDVVKEPFAVINADDFYGQDAYRTAAAFLREAAPSHYAMVGYPLENTLSEHGEVNRGICSRDSAGLLANVEEYVNISRDGDGLVSGTALDGNRKPITDGTPVSMNFWAFTPDFFQHLESHFTSFLESQGNGGKTECYIPTVVDALIRSGEADCRVLDTSSHWFGVTYPDDKPHVVASINHLIVQGEYPSPL; this is encoded by the coding sequence ATGCAACCCACCCTCCTCGTCCTCGCCGCCGGCATGGGAAGCCGCTACGGCGGCCTGAAGCAAATGGACCCGATGGGGCCGAACGGGGAAACCGTCCTCGACTACTCCGTTTTCGACGCGATCCGGGCGGGATTCGGAAAAGTGGTGTTCATCATCCGCGAAGATTTCGCGGAGGCATTCAAGCAGGGAATCGGCTCGCGTTTCCCCGACCGCATCGAGGTCGGCTACGCGTTCCAGAAGCTGGATGACCTGCCCGCTCCATTCGGTGTCCCGGAAGGGCGCACCAAGCCATGGGGAACGGCCCATGCCGTCCGCGCCGCACGCGATGTGGTGAAGGAGCCCTTTGCGGTCATCAACGCGGATGATTTCTATGGGCAGGATGCCTACCGTACCGCCGCCGCTTTCCTCCGCGAAGCTGCCCCGTCCCACTATGCCATGGTGGGCTACCCTCTGGAAAACACGCTTTCCGAACATGGCGAAGTCAACCGTGGCATCTGCTCCCGGGACTCCGCCGGACTCCTCGCCAACGTGGAGGAATACGTGAACATTTCCCGCGACGGCGACGGTCTCGTCAGCGGAACCGCCTTGGACGGGAATCGCAAACCCATCACCGACGGCACGCCCGTTTCGATGAACTTCTGGGCATTCACCCCGGACTTTTTCCAGCACCTGGAGTCCCACTTCACATCCTTTCTGGAAAGTCAGGGCAACGGCGGGAAGACGGAATGCTACATCCCGACGGTGGTCGATGCCCTCATCCGTTCCGGCGAAGCGGATTGCCGCGTTCTGGACACCAGCAGCCATTGGTTCGGTGTGACCTATCCCGATGACAAACCCCACGTGGTGGCATCCATCAACCATCTCATCGTCCAAGGCGAATATCCATCGCCACTCTGA
- the thiH gene encoding 2-iminoacetate synthase ThiH: MSFSEVFPQLMSSPTPLMRRFMAMISEENGPPLEMLAKQSQQVTRRHFGRTMRLFAPLYVSNECVNNCKYCGFSRDAAILRTTLTVDQVVREAKHLHGLGFRNILLVAGEHPKFVSDGYLQDCLDALKPFVPTLGLEVGPMEDDQYAEIVGHGAEGLVVYQETYHRETYETLHTAGPKRKFDWRLDCPERAYAGGFRRIGIGALFGLASWKYEALALAAHLEYLYKHCWKAQFTVAFPRMRPYAGNYEYQPDAALYLPDRALVRLICAFRVLFPQVGVVVSTREPAALRDAIATLGVTHMSAGARTEPGGYTGAGHDDLHLTVKGRRVELTEKSGCEKATEQFQITDHRSAAEVAAMLRTQNLDPVWKDWDESLLAV, encoded by the coding sequence ATGTCCTTTTCGGAAGTCTTTCCCCAGCTCATGTCCAGCCCGACGCCCCTGATGCGGCGGTTCATGGCGATGATCTCCGAGGAGAACGGCCCGCCGTTGGAAATGCTTGCCAAGCAGAGCCAGCAGGTGACCCGCCGCCATTTCGGCCGGACCATGCGCCTGTTCGCTCCGCTCTACGTCTCCAACGAGTGCGTGAACAACTGTAAATACTGCGGCTTCTCCCGCGATGCGGCCATCCTCAGGACCACGCTCACCGTGGACCAGGTGGTGCGGGAGGCCAAGCACCTGCACGGCCTCGGTTTCCGGAATATCCTTCTGGTTGCCGGAGAGCACCCGAAGTTTGTCTCCGACGGCTATCTCCAGGATTGCCTGGACGCACTGAAGCCCTTCGTCCCCACCCTCGGCCTGGAGGTCGGCCCCATGGAGGATGACCAGTACGCGGAGATCGTCGGCCACGGTGCCGAGGGTCTGGTGGTGTATCAGGAAACCTACCACCGGGAAACCTACGAAACCCTCCACACCGCCGGACCAAAGCGGAAGTTCGACTGGCGGCTGGATTGCCCCGAACGGGCCTATGCCGGGGGATTCCGCCGCATCGGCATCGGCGCGTTGTTCGGCCTGGCCTCATGGAAATATGAGGCCCTCGCCCTCGCCGCGCACCTCGAGTATCTCTACAAGCACTGCTGGAAGGCCCAGTTCACCGTCGCATTCCCCCGCATGCGCCCCTACGCCGGGAACTACGAGTATCAACCGGACGCCGCGCTCTACCTGCCGGACCGCGCTTTGGTCCGCCTGATCTGTGCCTTCCGCGTGCTGTTCCCGCAGGTGGGCGTCGTCGTCTCCACGCGCGAGCCCGCCGCACTGCGTGATGCCATTGCCACGCTGGGCGTCACCCACATGTCCGCGGGCGCCCGCACGGAACCGGGGGGCTACACTGGCGCCGGGCATGACGACCTGCACCTCACGGTCAAAGGCCGGAGGGTGGAACTTACGGAGAAGTCCGGCTGCGAGAAAGCCACCGAGCAGTTCCAGATCACCGACCACCGTTCCGCCGCCGAGGTCGCCGCGATGCTCCGGACACAAAATCTCGATCCGGTCTGGAAGGACTGGGACGAGTCGCTGCTGGCGGTCTGA